AGTTCTAAGTTTTCCATTACCCACAGGTAAAAATCTCTATCGTAAAGCTGTTTTAATTCTTCTTTGTTTACAATTTGTGTACCCATTTTTTACTCCTCCAAATCTTTTAACCACGGCTTATAGTCCAAAATCTGCTCAAATGTATAAGGACATCTTTCGGGAAAATCTTTTTCTGTTGGAATTCTGTTAAAATATTTTATTGCTAAATGTGAATTTACTGGTTTTTCAAACCATTTAACCAGCTTTTTAACAGCTTTATACCATGCTAAATCTATCTCTTGCTGTGCTTTTCTTTTTAAGGAAGGCATTTCTTTAAATAACCATTCTAATTCAACTCTTGCATTATCTATGCTA
This genomic window from Sulfurihydrogenibium sp. contains:
- a CDS encoding DUF29 family protein, coding for SIDNARVELEWLFKEMPSLKRKAQQEIDLAWYKAVKKLVKWFEKPVNSHLAIKYFNRIPTEKDFPERCPYTFEQILDYKPWLKDLEE